The following coding sequences are from one Pseudomonas oryzae window:
- a CDS encoding EAL domain-containing response regulator encodes MPSEKKTVRLLLLEDSQNEAERLINLFRNAGHATRAHRLTSDDDLAEALQQTWDLLIAAPQSENLEPCDALNAIRRQGKDLPFLQLLTGNDGEAITEALLLGAQDALPQGDDERLMLVAERELRNLEERRARRSAEMALREAEKRCQLLLDSSVDAITYVHDGMHIYVNRAYVDLFGYSDADDIASMPMIDLIQGSDQAAFKDFLKTYQHSSEAAELHCGGVREDGKQFRARMTFSPATYDGEPCTQVVIRVENDNAELEEKLREISSQDLVTGLFNRVHFLELLDQAVGRAVNGGTPATFALLRIDRYANLIGEIGLADSDLLLADCAQLLRQHFGSGAQLARFADDSFAVLLPGPAAQAEQDLRSLLKKIEGHLFEIAGRTVQITFSIGAAGLDERTAQAAAVVERALRCAERLSDGNGLSVYDPAEELAAAASRGNLVAIVQQALDGNGFQLLFQPIISLHGDEREHYEVQLRLSSPQGEPIAASDFLAAAQQAGLAARVDRWLLLNAIRQLTEHRAKGHNTRLFVPLGAASLQDPTLLPWLSAALKAARLPADALIMQLGEPDAVAYLKQAKALSQGLGQLHCKVALSQFGGALNPFNTLRHLQVDFVKLDPQLLNQLDDAEQQENLKTLIGGLHAQAKLSIVPGVDNPSVLTTLWQTGVNYVQGLYLQGPSAKMDYEFSSGEE; translated from the coding sequence ATGCCCAGCGAAAAGAAAACCGTCCGCCTCCTGCTCCTCGAGGACTCGCAGAACGAAGCCGAGCGCCTCATCAATCTGTTCCGCAATGCCGGACACGCCACCCGGGCCCACCGCCTGACCTCGGACGACGATCTGGCCGAAGCCCTGCAGCAGACCTGGGATCTGCTGATCGCCGCGCCGCAGAGCGAGAACCTCGAGCCCTGCGACGCCCTGAACGCCATCCGCCGCCAGGGCAAGGACCTGCCCTTCCTGCAGCTGCTGACCGGCAACGACGGCGAGGCGATCACCGAGGCCCTGCTGCTCGGCGCCCAGGACGCCCTGCCGCAGGGCGACGACGAGCGCCTGATGCTGGTGGCCGAGCGCGAACTGCGCAACCTCGAGGAGCGCCGCGCGCGCCGCAGCGCGGAAATGGCGCTGCGCGAGGCCGAGAAGCGCTGCCAGCTGCTGCTGGACAGCTCGGTGGACGCCATCACCTACGTCCACGACGGCATGCACATCTACGTCAACCGCGCCTACGTGGACCTGTTCGGCTACAGCGACGCCGACGACATCGCCAGCATGCCGATGATCGACCTGATCCAGGGCAGCGACCAGGCCGCGTTCAAGGACTTCCTCAAGACCTACCAGCACAGTAGCGAAGCCGCCGAGCTGCACTGCGGCGGGGTCCGCGAGGACGGCAAGCAGTTCCGCGCACGCATGACCTTTTCGCCGGCCACCTACGACGGCGAACCCTGCACCCAGGTGGTCATCCGCGTGGAGAACGACAACGCCGAACTGGAAGAGAAGCTGCGCGAGATCAGCAGCCAGGACCTGGTCACCGGCCTGTTCAACCGCGTGCACTTCCTCGAGCTGCTCGACCAGGCGGTCGGGCGCGCGGTCAACGGCGGCACGCCGGCGACCTTCGCCCTGCTGCGCATCGACCGTTACGCCAACCTGATCGGCGAGATCGGCCTGGCCGACAGCGACCTGCTGCTGGCCGACTGCGCGCAGCTGCTGCGCCAGCACTTCGGCAGCGGCGCCCAGCTGGCACGCTTCGCCGACGACAGCTTCGCCGTGCTGCTGCCCGGCCCGGCCGCTCAGGCCGAACAGGACCTGCGCAGCCTGCTGAAGAAGATCGAGGGGCACCTGTTCGAGATCGCCGGACGCACCGTGCAGATCACCTTCAGCATCGGCGCCGCCGGACTCGACGAGCGGACCGCCCAGGCCGCCGCGGTGGTCGAGCGCGCCCTCCGCTGCGCCGAGCGCCTGAGCGACGGCAACGGTCTCAGCGTCTACGACCCGGCCGAAGAACTGGCTGCCGCCGCCAGCCGCGGCAATCTGGTCGCCATCGTCCAGCAGGCGCTGGATGGCAACGGCTTCCAGCTGCTGTTCCAGCCGATCATCAGCCTGCACGGCGACGAGCGCGAGCACTATGAAGTGCAGCTGCGCCTGAGCAGTCCGCAGGGCGAGCCGATCGCCGCCAGCGATTTCCTCGCCGCCGCGCAGCAGGCCGGCCTCGCCGCCAGGGTCGACCGCTGGCTGCTGCTCAACGCCATCCGCCAGCTCACCGAGCATCGCGCCAAGGGTCACAACACCCGCCTGTTCGTGCCGCTGGGCGCCGCCAGCCTGCAGGACCCGACCCTGCTGCCATGGCTGAGCGCCGCGCTCAAGGCCGCCCGCCTGCCCGCCGACGCGCTGATCATGCAGCTCGGCGAGCCGGACGCGGTGGCCTACCTCAAGCAGGCCAAGGCGCTCAGCCAGGGGCTGGGCCAGCTGCACTGCAAGGTGGCGCTCAGCCAGTTCGGTGGCGCGCTCAACCCGTTCAACACCCTGCGCCACCTGCAGGTCGACTTCGTCAAGCTCGACCCGCAACTGCTCAACCAGCTCGACGATGCCGAACAGCAGGAAAACCTGAAGACGCTGATCGGCGGACTGCATGCCCAGGCCAAATTGAGCATCGTGCCCGGGGTGGACAACCCCAGCGTGCTGACCACCCTTTGGCAGACCGGGGTGAACTACGTGCAGGGCCTGTACCTGCAGGGGCCGAGCGCGAAGATGGACTACGAGTTCTCCTCCGGCGAGGAGTGA
- the serB gene encoding phosphoserine phosphatase SerB, giving the protein MREIVLINITGEDRPGLTAAVTGVLAQGGVNILDIGQAVIHDTLSFGILVEIPPGAQASAVLKDVLFTAYELDQQVRFTPVSEADYQQWVGGQGKARHIVTLLTRKVTAEQLHRVSSITAKYCLNIDHIDRLSGRMPLDTPAERGKGCIEFSVRGEPADSAALRAEFLSVAQELNVDIAFQQDTIFRRNRRLAVFDMDSTLIEAEVIDELAKAAGVGEQVAEITERAMRGELDFRASFKERLALLKGLSEEVLEGIGASLRLTEGAETLFAELKRLGYKTAILSGGFTYFARQLQAKLGIDYVFANELEIVDGKVTGVAVEPIVDAQRKADLLRQLAEQEGLRLEQTIAVGDGANDLPMLAIAGLGVAFRAKPLVKQSAKQAISTLGLDGILYLLGHRDREGRE; this is encoded by the coding sequence GTGCGTGAAATCGTCCTGATCAACATTACCGGAGAGGATCGCCCGGGGCTGACCGCCGCCGTCACCGGTGTGCTGGCCCAGGGGGGGGTGAACATCCTCGACATCGGCCAGGCGGTGATCCACGACACCCTGTCGTTCGGCATCCTGGTCGAGATCCCGCCCGGCGCCCAGGCGTCCGCGGTGCTCAAGGACGTGTTGTTCACCGCCTACGAACTTGACCAGCAGGTGCGCTTCACCCCGGTCTCCGAGGCCGACTACCAGCAGTGGGTCGGCGGCCAGGGCAAGGCCCGCCACATCGTCACCCTGCTGACGCGTAAGGTGACCGCCGAACAGTTGCACCGGGTCAGCTCGATCACCGCCAAGTACTGCCTGAACATCGACCACATCGACCGCCTGTCCGGGCGCATGCCGCTGGATACCCCGGCCGAGCGCGGCAAGGGCTGCATCGAGTTCTCGGTGCGCGGCGAGCCGGCCGATTCGGCGGCGCTGCGCGCCGAGTTCCTCAGCGTGGCCCAGGAGCTCAACGTCGACATCGCCTTCCAGCAGGACACCATCTTCCGCCGCAACCGCCGCCTGGCGGTGTTCGACATGGATTCGACGCTGATCGAGGCCGAGGTGATCGACGAGCTGGCCAAGGCCGCTGGGGTCGGAGAGCAGGTGGCCGAGATCACCGAGCGGGCGATGCGCGGCGAGCTGGACTTCCGGGCCAGCTTCAAGGAACGCCTGGCGCTGCTCAAGGGGCTGTCCGAGGAGGTGCTGGAAGGCATCGGCGCCTCGCTGCGCCTGACCGAGGGCGCGGAAACCCTGTTCGCCGAACTCAAGCGCCTCGGCTACAAGACCGCCATCCTCTCCGGCGGCTTCACCTACTTCGCGCGCCAGCTGCAGGCCAAGCTCGGCATCGACTATGTGTTCGCCAACGAGCTGGAGATCGTCGACGGCAAGGTCACCGGCGTGGCGGTGGAGCCGATCGTCGACGCCCAGCGCAAGGCCGACCTGCTGCGCCAGCTCGCCGAGCAGGAAGGCCTGCGTCTGGAACAGACCATCGCCGTCGGCGACGGGGCCAACGATCTGCCGATGCTGGCCATCGCCGGCCTGGGCGTGGCCTTCCGCGCCAAGCCGCTGGTCAAGCAGTCGGCCAAGCAGGCGATCTCCACCCTCGGCCTGGACGGCATCCTCTACCTGCTCGGCCATCGCGATCGCGAAGGGCGCGAGTGA
- a CDS encoding HAMP domain-containing protein has product MNRPAPVKSDNFFLVLFGALRRRRLPIALRTVSHSLALVTVVMLAFAWVFNYQAGQVMQEHSEAVGESLKRQAVTSATELLAANDRLSLKVMLDKLADNPLVAHVVVHGVDNRIIAEAGHRPPQAVLGRSEGVFSAPIAFQEVAAGQLHLTLDMQQFRQPLTISLQNFGLLGLIVLIATLFLSLRLGSQLALPLRQLRLWLRDPDDPAPAHDRQDEIGDLARQLQQRLVPPKPQPSAAAFDDTIVEDGEDMFEGLENLLDERRPAPPGKPAPRAPQALADDELELDEAALGLDPAELAPAPGPAARPPLPVVASAVLAIQLGGQEELQRRLPQQRLRELLQRYRDCLERAATLYDGDLQRLGDGGSLILFHGNQSGENFLTRALCCGELLRALGHALQIEVADCGLTLRLQLSLSRGEGLYGLPLSELLLQPAVQSTLGLNGHSRNLLLLDPELGADPDLRTRARIRALANPAGASCIERLQDPLPARLEQQLGQMLQRA; this is encoded by the coding sequence GTGAACCGGCCCGCGCCCGTCAAATCCGACAACTTCTTCCTCGTCCTCTTCGGCGCCCTGCGTCGGCGGCGGCTTCCCATCGCCCTGCGCACCGTCAGCCACAGCCTGGCCCTGGTGACCGTGGTCATGCTGGCCTTCGCCTGGGTGTTCAACTACCAGGCCGGCCAGGTCATGCAGGAACACAGCGAGGCGGTCGGCGAAAGCCTCAAGCGCCAGGCGGTGACCTCGGCCACCGAGCTGCTGGCGGCCAACGACCGCCTCAGCCTCAAGGTGATGCTCGACAAGCTCGCCGACAACCCGCTGGTCGCCCACGTGGTGGTGCACGGCGTCGACAACCGCATCATCGCCGAAGCGGGCCACCGCCCGCCGCAGGCCGTGCTCGGCCGCTCGGAGGGGGTGTTCTCCGCGCCCATCGCCTTCCAGGAAGTCGCCGCCGGGCAACTGCACCTGACCCTCGACATGCAGCAGTTCCGCCAGCCGCTGACCATCAGCCTGCAGAACTTCGGCCTGCTCGGCCTGATCGTGCTGATCGCCACCCTGTTCCTCAGCCTGCGCCTGGGCAGCCAGCTGGCACTGCCGCTGCGCCAGCTGCGCCTGTGGCTGCGCGATCCGGACGATCCGGCGCCGGCCCACGACCGTCAGGACGAGATCGGCGACCTGGCGCGCCAGCTGCAACAGCGCCTGGTGCCGCCGAAACCGCAGCCCAGCGCGGCGGCGTTCGACGACACCATCGTCGAGGATGGCGAGGACATGTTCGAGGGGCTGGAGAACCTGCTCGACGAGCGTCGCCCGGCGCCGCCGGGCAAGCCGGCCCCTCGCGCCCCCCAGGCGCTGGCGGACGACGAGCTGGAGCTGGATGAGGCGGCGCTCGGCCTGGACCCGGCCGAGCTGGCGCCAGCGCCCGGCCCCGCAGCGCGACCGCCGCTGCCGGTGGTCGCCAGCGCCGTGCTGGCGATCCAGCTGGGCGGCCAGGAAGAGCTGCAGCGCCGTCTGCCCCAGCAGCGCCTGCGCGAACTGCTGCAGCGCTATCGCGACTGCCTGGAGCGCGCCGCCACCCTGTACGACGGCGACCTGCAACGCCTCGGCGACGGCGGCAGCCTGATCCTGTTCCATGGCAACCAGTCCGGCGAGAACTTCCTGACCCGCGCACTGTGCTGCGGCGAGCTGCTGCGCGCCCTGGGTCATGCCCTGCAGATCGAGGTGGCCGACTGCGGCCTGACCCTGCGCCTGCAGCTCAGCCTGAGTCGTGGCGAAGGGCTGTACGGCCTGCCGCTCAGCGAGCTGCTGCTGCAGCCCGCCGTGCAGAGCACGCTCGGCCTCAACGGCCACAGCCGCAACCTGCTGCTGCTCGATCCGGAGCTCGGTGCCGACCCGGACCTGCGCACGCGGGCGCGCATCCGCGCCCTGGCCAACCCTGCCGGCGCCAGCTGCATCGAGCGCCTGCAGGACCCGCTGCCGGCGCGCCTGGAGCAGCAGCTCGGGCAGATGCTGCAGCGCGCCTGA
- a CDS encoding PqiC family protein, with amino-acid sequence MGVPRLIRNLGLAALFALAGCAATPPSQFYQLQQSGAAVPQSGQGVAVLLGPLKLADYLQRESLVQRQVDDTLAISAQARWAGNLQDDVAQLLLRQLAVRLDSSRLALYPDRVGFKPEAQLLLSISRLDSGPFQPAVLEAQWRLLDGEGTMRDSRVVRLEEKHNGDLGDQVRAQSALLQSLATQMATAVGNMSRAAAARTPPAVEPKRQRQERKADVPQIPVVRPTTEVYRF; translated from the coding sequence ATGGGTGTTCCACGCCTGATCCGCAACCTGGGGCTCGCCGCGCTGTTCGCGCTGGCGGGCTGCGCGGCGACGCCGCCGTCCCAGTTCTATCAATTGCAGCAGAGCGGTGCCGCCGTGCCGCAGAGCGGCCAGGGCGTAGCGGTGCTGCTCGGTCCGCTGAAGCTGGCCGACTACCTGCAGCGCGAGTCGCTGGTGCAACGCCAGGTCGACGATACCCTGGCGATCAGCGCGCAGGCGCGCTGGGCGGGTAACCTGCAGGACGACGTGGCGCAGCTGCTGCTGCGTCAGCTGGCCGTACGCCTGGACAGCAGCCGCCTGGCGCTGTACCCCGATCGCGTCGGCTTCAAGCCCGAGGCGCAGTTGCTGCTGAGCATCAGCCGTCTGGACTCCGGGCCGTTCCAGCCGGCGGTGCTGGAGGCGCAGTGGCGTCTGCTGGACGGCGAGGGCACCATGCGCGACAGCCGCGTGGTGCGTCTGGAGGAAAAGCACAACGGCGATCTGGGCGACCAGGTGCGGGCGCAGAGCGCACTGCTGCAGAGCCTAGCGACGCAGATGGCCACGGCGGTCGGCAACATGAGCCGGGCAGCGGCGGCGCGGACCCCGCCAGCGGTGGAGCCGAAGCGCCAGCGTCAGGAGCGCAAGGCCGATGTGCCGCAAATCCCGGTGGTCAGGCCGACCACCGAGGTGTATCGCTTCTGA
- a CDS encoding MlaD family protein → MSETRKPFWIGAFLLAGVALLVSGLLLLGRDNWFSQPSDYVVYFTGALDGLDVGADVTYRGVKVGTVREIRLSYDAELRDVVMPVVLRIDPGVGSERGRFDRVVEQLVERGLRAQLQTQSLLTGKAIVALDLFPGQAGYVRQPNELDLPAIPSVPSRVDQVANLLRDLVGTLRELPLREMVLSAHHSLQALERLTTSPELHGGLASLAVSLGNLENLTQELQRQIPPLLDNARHGSVELRAAIGDLRLAAQSARAALEQTQALGRSLGPESEAQYQLLQALEDLGRASKALQRTAESLEQQPESLIFGKKR, encoded by the coding sequence ATGAGCGAAACCCGCAAGCCGTTCTGGATCGGTGCTTTCCTCCTCGCTGGCGTGGCCCTGCTGGTCAGCGGCCTCTTGCTGCTCGGTCGCGACAACTGGTTCAGCCAGCCGAGCGATTATGTGGTGTACTTCACCGGCGCGCTGGACGGCCTCGACGTCGGTGCCGACGTCACCTATCGCGGGGTCAAGGTCGGTACCGTGCGCGAGATCCGCCTGTCCTACGACGCCGAGCTGCGGGATGTGGTGATGCCGGTGGTGCTGCGCATCGATCCCGGGGTCGGCAGCGAGCGCGGGCGCTTCGACCGCGTGGTCGAGCAACTGGTCGAGCGCGGCCTGCGCGCGCAGTTGCAGACGCAGAGCCTGCTGACCGGCAAGGCCATAGTGGCGCTGGACCTGTTCCCCGGTCAGGCCGGCTATGTGCGCCAGCCCAACGAGCTCGACCTGCCGGCGATCCCCAGCGTGCCGTCGCGGGTCGACCAGGTAGCCAACCTGTTGCGTGATCTGGTCGGCACCCTGCGCGAATTGCCGCTGCGCGAGATGGTGCTGTCGGCCCACCACAGCCTGCAGGCGCTGGAGCGCCTGACTACTTCGCCGGAGCTGCACGGCGGATTGGCCAGTCTGGCGGTGAGCCTGGGTAATCTTGAGAATCTGACTCAAGAACTGCAGCGACAAATCCCGCCTTTGCTGGATAATGCGCGCCACGGCAGCGTCGAGCTGCGCGCGGCCATCGGCGATCTACGCCTGGCGGCGCAGAGTGCGCGCGCTGCGCTCGAGCAGACGCAGGCGCTGGGGCGCAGCCTCGGTCCGGAGTCGGAGGCGCAGTACCAGTTGCTGCAGGCGCTGGAGGATCTGGGGCGCGCCAGCAAGGCCCTGCAGCGCACGGCGGAAAGCCTCGAGCAGCAGCCTGAATCGCTTATTTTTGGCAAGAAACGGTGA
- a CDS encoding ABC transporter ATP-binding protein has protein sequence MNEVVLRVEHLSAGYGSRVIQHDLNFAIRRGEVFVIMGASGCGKSTLLRHLIGLQAPLAGRVLLHGEDFWARDADQRAALQRHFGVLYQGGALWSGMTLRDNICLPLAAYHPHLSRAELDELAALKLALVGLAGCDELYPAELSGGMRKRAGLARALALDPEVLFFDEPSAGLDPLSSLALDELILQLRDSLKASIVLVTHELPSIYAVADTCLFLDHQSRTQIALGPLAQLLDECPHPTVQRFLRRGQGPHAAEVLS, from the coding sequence ATGAACGAGGTCGTCCTGCGCGTGGAGCACCTCAGCGCCGGCTATGGCAGCCGGGTGATCCAGCACGACCTCAACTTTGCCATCCGTCGCGGCGAGGTGTTCGTCATCATGGGCGCCAGCGGCTGCGGCAAGAGCACCCTGCTGCGCCATCTGATCGGCCTGCAGGCGCCGCTGGCCGGGCGTGTGCTGCTGCACGGCGAGGATTTCTGGGCGCGCGATGCGGATCAGCGGGCCGCCCTGCAGCGGCACTTCGGCGTGCTCTACCAGGGCGGCGCACTGTGGAGCGGCATGACCCTGCGCGACAACATCTGCCTGCCGCTGGCCGCCTATCACCCGCACCTGAGCCGCGCCGAGCTGGACGAGCTGGCCGCGCTCAAGCTGGCGCTGGTCGGCCTGGCCGGCTGCGATGAGCTGTATCCGGCCGAGCTGTCCGGCGGCATGCGCAAGCGCGCCGGCCTGGCCCGTGCCCTGGCGCTCGACCCCGAGGTGCTGTTTTTCGACGAGCCGTCGGCCGGCCTCGATCCGCTCAGTTCGCTGGCCCTAGACGAGCTGATCCTGCAGCTGCGCGACAGCCTCAAGGCCAGCATCGTGCTGGTCACCCACGAGCTGCCGAGCATCTACGCGGTGGCCGACACCTGTCTGTTCCTCGATCATCAGTCGCGCACGCAGATCGCCCTCGGGCCGCTGGCGCAGCTGCTCGACGAATGTCCGCACCCCACGGTGCAGCGTTTCCTGCGTCGCGGCCAGGGGCCGCACGCCGCGGAGGTCCTGTCATGA
- a CDS encoding MlaE family lipid ABC transporter permease subunit, with protein MAEAEQAQAQLAWTGTQDGAAVLRLSGSWTLAAVKPDLQAVWHSLADKPTSLLLRVEALQAWDSSLLAVLRRLQRLADEEQRALRHANLPEGVTRLLQMAAAPSGEAGESAPRFGPVSRLGLLALRVQGGLGAACSFCGEVILALGRLLGGRARMRAADFWTALAQCGPGALPIVALIAILVGLILAFVGAAQLEAFGAQLYIANMVAIGMTREMGALMTAVIMAGRTGAAYAAELGSMQANEEIDALKTFGFPPLEFLVLPRLLALLVSMPLLCVFADALGILGGFIIGAGLFDISAPLYLNQSLKLIGLGDFLLGVFKSLVFAVLIGLIGCHHGLACGRNAQAVGQATTRAVVSIIVALVVSDALITLICTQLGI; from the coding sequence ATGGCGGAAGCAGAACAAGCACAGGCGCAACTGGCCTGGACCGGCACTCAGGACGGTGCGGCGGTGCTGCGTCTGTCCGGCAGCTGGACGCTGGCCGCCGTCAAGCCCGACCTGCAGGCCGTCTGGCACAGTCTGGCGGACAAGCCGACCAGCCTGCTGCTGCGGGTCGAGGCCTTGCAGGCCTGGGACAGCAGCCTGCTGGCCGTGCTGCGCCGCCTGCAGCGGCTGGCCGACGAGGAGCAGCGCGCGCTGCGGCACGCCAACCTGCCGGAGGGGGTCACGCGCCTGCTGCAGATGGCGGCCGCCCCGTCCGGTGAGGCCGGCGAGAGCGCGCCGCGCTTCGGCCCGGTGTCGCGCCTCGGCCTGCTGGCCCTGCGCGTGCAGGGGGGGCTGGGCGCCGCGTGCAGCTTCTGTGGCGAGGTGATCCTCGCCCTCGGCCGCCTGCTGGGGGGGCGCGCGCGCATGCGCGCCGCCGACTTCTGGACCGCGCTGGCCCAGTGCGGCCCCGGCGCGCTGCCGATCGTCGCGCTGATCGCCATCCTGGTCGGCCTGATCCTCGCCTTCGTCGGCGCGGCCCAGCTGGAGGCCTTCGGCGCCCAGCTGTACATCGCCAACATGGTGGCCATCGGCATGACCCGCGAGATGGGCGCGCTGATGACCGCGGTGATCATGGCCGGCCGCACCGGCGCGGCCTACGCGGCCGAGCTCGGCAGCATGCAGGCCAACGAGGAGATCGACGCGCTGAAGACCTTCGGCTTCCCGCCGCTGGAATTCCTGGTCCTGCCGCGCCTGCTGGCGCTGCTGGTCAGCATGCCGCTGCTCTGCGTGTTCGCCGATGCGCTGGGCATCCTCGGTGGCTTCATCATCGGCGCCGGGCTGTTCGACATCTCCGCGCCGCTCTACCTCAACCAGAGTCTCAAGCTGATCGGCTTGGGCGACTTCCTGCTCGGGGTGTTCAAGAGTCTGGTGTTCGCCGTGCTGATCGGTCTGATCGGCTGCCACCATGGCCTGGCCTGCGGGCGCAACGCCCAGGCGGTCGGCCAGGCCACCACCCGCGCGGTGGTCAGCATCATAGTCGCGCTGGTGGTCAGCGATGCGCTGATCACCCTGATCTGCACCCAGCTGGGGATCTGA
- the parC gene encoding DNA topoisomerase IV subunit A encodes MSESLDLSLEGVERRSLAEFTEQAYLNYSMYVIMDRALPHIGDGLKPVQRRIVYAMSELGLDADAKHKKSARTVGDVLGKFHPHGDSACYEAMVLMAQPFSYRYPLVDGQGNWGAPDDPKSFAAMRYTEARLSRYSEVLLAELGQGTVDWVPNFDGTLDEPATLPARLPNLLLNGTTGIAVGMATDVPPHNLSEVARACVTLLDEPQATVERLCELMPGPDFPTEAEIITPRSDLLKIYQSGRGSVRMRAVYRKEDGEIVVTALPHQVSGAKVLEQIAGQMQAKKLPMVADLRDESDHENPCRIVIVPRSNRVDLDELMQHLFATTELESSYRVNLNVIGLDGKPQVKDLRQLLSEWLVFRVQTVRRRLQFRLDKVEKRLHLLEGLLVAFLNLDEVIRIIREEDQPRAVLMERFALTEVQADYILDTRLRQLARLEEMKIRGEQDELAKERDKLLALLGSETKLKKLVRKELLEDAEKYGDERRSPLVARAEAKALSETDLLPTEPVTVVLSEKGWVRCAKGHDIDAAALSYKAGDAFKAAAPGRSNQFAVFLDSSGRSYSLAAHSLPSARGQGEPLTGRLSPPAGASFDCVLLPEDDALYVLASDAGYGFVVKGEDLQAKNKAGKALLTLPEGAKVMAPRPLRELGSDRLAAVTSEGRLLVFPVADLPQLAKGKGNKIIGIPAERVASREEYLVDLTVLPQGATLVLQAGKRTLSLRADDLEHYQGERGRRGSLLPRGFQRVDALLVE; translated from the coding sequence ATGAGCGAATCCCTCGATCTGAGCCTGGAAGGCGTCGAACGCCGCTCGCTGGCCGAGTTCACCGAACAGGCCTATCTCAACTACTCCATGTACGTGATCATGGACCGCGCCCTGCCGCACATCGGCGACGGTCTCAAGCCGGTGCAGCGTCGCATCGTCTACGCGATGAGCGAGCTGGGCCTGGATGCCGACGCCAAGCACAAGAAGTCGGCACGCACCGTCGGCGACGTGCTCGGCAAGTTCCATCCGCACGGCGACAGTGCCTGCTACGAGGCCATGGTGCTGATGGCCCAGCCGTTCAGCTACCGCTATCCGCTGGTCGACGGCCAGGGCAACTGGGGTGCGCCGGACGATCCCAAGTCGTTCGCCGCCATGCGCTACACCGAGGCGCGCCTGTCGCGCTATTCCGAGGTGCTGCTCGCCGAGCTGGGCCAGGGCACCGTCGACTGGGTGCCCAACTTCGACGGCACCCTCGACGAGCCGGCGACCCTGCCGGCGCGACTGCCCAACCTGCTGCTCAACGGCACCACCGGCATCGCCGTGGGCATGGCCACCGACGTGCCGCCGCACAACCTGAGCGAGGTGGCGCGCGCCTGCGTGACCCTGCTCGACGAGCCGCAGGCCACGGTGGAGCGCCTGTGCGAGCTGATGCCGGGGCCGGATTTCCCCACCGAGGCGGAGATCATCACCCCGCGCAGCGATCTGCTGAAGATCTACCAGAGCGGCCGCGGCTCGGTGCGCATGCGCGCGGTGTACCGCAAGGAGGACGGCGAGATCGTCGTCACCGCGCTGCCGCACCAGGTCTCCGGGGCCAAGGTGCTCGAGCAGATCGCCGGCCAGATGCAGGCCAAGAAGCTGCCGATGGTCGCCGACCTGCGCGACGAGTCCGACCACGAGAACCCCTGCCGCATCGTCATCGTGCCGCGCTCCAACCGTGTCGACCTCGACGAGCTGATGCAGCACCTGTTCGCCACCACCGAGCTGGAAAGCTCTTACCGGGTCAACCTCAACGTCATCGGCCTGGACGGCAAGCCGCAGGTCAAGGACCTGCGTCAGCTGCTGAGCGAGTGGTTGGTGTTCCGCGTGCAGACCGTGCGCCGCCGCCTGCAGTTCCGCCTGGACAAGGTGGAGAAGCGCCTGCACCTGCTCGAGGGCCTGCTGGTCGCCTTCCTCAACCTCGACGAGGTGATCCGCATCATCCGCGAGGAGGACCAGCCCAGGGCCGTGCTGATGGAGCGCTTCGCCCTGACCGAGGTGCAGGCCGACTACATTCTTGATACCCGCCTGCGCCAGCTGGCGCGCCTCGAGGAGATGAAGATCCGCGGCGAGCAGGACGAGCTGGCCAAGGAGCGCGACAAGCTGCTGGCCCTGCTCGGCAGCGAGACCAAGCTGAAGAAGCTGGTACGCAAGGAGCTGCTCGAGGACGCCGAGAAGTACGGCGACGAGCGCCGCTCGCCGCTGGTCGCGCGCGCCGAGGCCAAGGCGCTGTCGGAGACCGACCTGCTGCCCACCGAGCCGGTCACCGTGGTGCTTTCCGAGAAGGGCTGGGTGCGCTGCGCCAAGGGGCACGACATCGACGCCGCGGCGCTCTCCTACAAGGCCGGCGACGCCTTCAAGGCCGCCGCGCCGGGGCGCTCCAACCAGTTTGCCGTGTTCCTCGACTCCAGCGGGCGCAGCTATTCGCTGGCGGCCCATTCGCTGCCCTCGGCGCGCGGTCAGGGCGAGCCGCTCACCGGCCGCCTGAGTCCGCCGGCCGGCGCCAGCTTCGACTGCGTGCTGCTGCCCGAGGATGACGCGCTGTATGTGCTGGCCTCGGATGCCGGCTATGGTTTCGTGGTGAAGGGCGAGGACCTGCAGGCCAAGAACAAGGCCGGCAAGGCTTTGCTGACCCTGCCCGAGGGGGCGAAGGTGATGGCGCCGCGGCCGCTGCGCGAGCTGGGCAGCGATCGCCTGGCGGCGGTGACCAGCGAGGGACGCCTGCTGGTGTTCCCGGTCGCCGACCTGCCGCAGCTGGCCAAGGGCAAGGGTAACAAGATCATCGGCATCCCCGCCGAGCGGGTGGCCAGCCGCGAGGAGTACCTGGTCGACCTGACGGTGCTGCCGCAGGGCGCGACCCTGGTGCTGCAGGCCGGCAAGCGCACCCTGTCGCTTCGCGCCGATGATCTGGAGCATTACCAAGGGGAGCGCGGGCGCCGCGGCAGCCTGCTGCCGCGCGGCTTCCAGCGCGTGGATGCGCTGCTGGTGGAATAG